The following are from one region of the Thermoproteus uzoniensis 768-20 genome:
- a CDS encoding ribosome biogenesis/translation initiation ATPase RLI, whose amino-acid sequence MRIAVVDRDSCDPKKCGHECIKYCPVNKSGKVIWIDENTGKAVISEKLCIGCGICVHKCPFSAITITNLPEELETDCVHRYFPGGFKLYRLPMLRKGSIVGVMGRNALGKTTIARILAGELIPNLCREGGAEPAEVVKSFRGTELQTFLSELYGKRLRAVHKIQYIELIPMYLKGTVREIAERAKIPQSLMERLGLSKLADRDISHLSGGELQKLAIAAALAKDADVYIFDEPATHLDIVERLKVASIMREKVEGKYAVVVEHDLTVLDYLADIAVVLYGKPGAYGIVSRPVGAREAVNEYLKGFLAHENLRIRDEPIKFESRPPERRASRQRALTQWTDLLVELGSFKLRVKEGYIGRGEVVGVIGPNGVGKTTFVRTLVGEVKPTVGEVYSAPSISYKPQYIRDIAVRNSEVPVRLWLAKEAQDYADSPIWPDVSSGLGLSTILDKKMGELSGGELQRVVVAAALLRRADLYVLDEPMAYLDVEQRISVARTIRRIIEESESAALVVEHDVAMLDYMSNSIMPFVGDPGVEGYAEGPLDMRTGMNVFLKWVDVTFRREPTTGRPRVNKPGSVLDREQKERGEYYYA is encoded by the coding sequence ATGAGGATAGCGGTAGTAGACCGCGATTCTTGCGATCCCAAGAAATGCGGCCATGAGTGTATAAAGTACTGTCCCGTGAACAAGAGCGGCAAGGTCATCTGGATCGACGAGAACACCGGCAAGGCGGTCATATCGGAGAAGCTGTGTATAGGGTGCGGCATCTGTGTTCATAAGTGCCCGTTCTCGGCGATAACCATAACCAATCTGCCGGAGGAGCTCGAGACGGATTGCGTGCACAGATACTTCCCCGGCGGCTTTAAGCTCTACAGGCTTCCCATGTTGAGGAAGGGCAGTATAGTCGGCGTGATGGGGCGCAACGCGTTGGGCAAGACAACCATAGCGCGGATACTCGCGGGGGAGCTGATCCCGAACCTCTGCAGGGAGGGGGGAGCCGAGCCCGCCGAGGTGGTCAAGTCGTTTAGAGGCACCGAGCTCCAGACGTTCCTCTCGGAGCTCTACGGCAAGAGGCTGAGGGCCGTGCACAAGATACAGTATATAGAGCTCATACCTATGTACCTAAAAGGCACCGTCAGGGAGATCGCCGAGAGGGCAAAGATACCGCAGAGCTTGATGGAGAGGCTCGGCCTCTCCAAGCTCGCCGATAGGGACATCTCCCACCTATCCGGAGGCGAGTTGCAGAAGCTGGCGATAGCAGCGGCGCTGGCCAAGGACGCCGACGTCTACATATTCGACGAGCCGGCCACCCACTTGGACATAGTCGAGAGGCTCAAGGTCGCCTCAATTATGAGGGAGAAGGTCGAGGGGAAATACGCCGTGGTGGTGGAGCACGACCTGACAGTCCTCGATTATCTAGCAGACATAGCCGTAGTCCTCTACGGGAAGCCGGGGGCCTACGGCATAGTGTCCAGGCCAGTGGGGGCGAGGGAGGCAGTCAACGAGTACCTCAAGGGGTTCTTGGCGCATGAGAACTTGCGTATAAGGGACGAGCCCATAAAGTTCGAGTCGAGGCCGCCGGAGCGGAGGGCCTCGCGGCAGAGGGCCTTGACCCAATGGACCGACCTGCTCGTGGAGCTCGGCTCCTTCAAGCTGAGGGTCAAGGAGGGCTATATAGGGAGGGGGGAAGTCGTGGGCGTCATAGGGCCTAACGGGGTGGGCAAGACCACCTTCGTGAGGACCTTGGTGGGCGAGGTGAAGCCGACGGTGGGCGAGGTGTACTCGGCGCCTTCCATAAGCTACAAGCCGCAATATATAAGGGACATAGCGGTGAGGAACTCCGAGGTGCCCGTGAGGCTGTGGCTCGCCAAGGAGGCTCAGGACTACGCCGACTCGCCGATATGGCCCGATGTGTCCTCTGGCCTCGGCCTATCCACAATACTCGACAAGAAGATGGGCGAGCTCTCCGGCGGCGAGCTCCAGCGGGTCGTCGTGGCCGCCGCGTTGTTGAGACGCGCCGACCTCTACGTGTTGGACGAACCCATGGCCTACCTAGACGTGGAGCAGAGGATATCAGTGGCGAGGACCATAAGGCGAATAATCGAGGAGAGCGAATCGGCCGCGCTTGTGGTCGAGCACGACGTAGCCATGCTCGACTACATGTCCAACTCCATAATGCCGTTCGTAGGCGATCCGGGCGTCGAGGGATACGCCGAGGGGCCGCTGGACATGAGGACGGGCATGAACGTGTTCTTGAAATGGGTAGACGTCACGTTCAGAAGAGAGCCGACTACCGGCAGGCCGAGGGTCAACAAGCCGGGCTCTGTGCTGGATAGAGAACAGAAAGAGAGGGGGGAGTACTACTACGCCTAA
- a CDS encoding methyltransferase domain-containing protein, which produces MSFLTRFVEDLNVTRYYGDFIKAAGGLDEVRNALRWSVWYALKWWYEIYREGLYKSSNVFVRALYLSLLENGYIDREGRVVKRVKEPRPPVNSYAAEFVGLHESFDKLGAVRIAANQVDENTIGVLYSTMLSQGWYDIMRVTFFKLVGAVGAKRLFVPIVKEGHDIASLLAVSQTPPELIVGYDYRPDSVELSKEILGRGVSVGLCPSQSGICIFQATSSCDVVDALGPQFARSFDSALVFHSLYWMLDPMKDLQCIRRLLKPDGRLLVGQQVIESTPGLVAIVASMGAKHVFRSSDVDNVLEAAGFKRDRVYLRTMPFYIAVWRASA; this is translated from the coding sequence ATGAGCTTTCTCACGAGGTTTGTGGAGGATCTCAACGTAACCCGTTATTACGGGGACTTCATAAAGGCCGCAGGGGGCCTGGACGAGGTCAGAAACGCGTTGAGGTGGAGCGTCTGGTACGCCCTCAAGTGGTGGTATGAGATATATAGGGAGGGGCTGTATAAGAGCAGTAACGTATTTGTGAGGGCGCTGTATCTGTCCCTCCTCGAAAATGGGTATATAGATCGGGAGGGGAGAGTAGTCAAGAGGGTGAAGGAGCCGAGGCCTCCCGTCAACAGCTACGCGGCGGAGTTCGTAGGCCTCCACGAGTCCTTCGATAAGTTGGGCGCGGTGAGGATAGCGGCTAACCAGGTGGACGAGAACACCATAGGCGTGTTGTACTCCACGATGCTGTCGCAGGGCTGGTACGACATAATGAGAGTCACCTTTTTCAAGCTTGTCGGTGCCGTCGGCGCTAAAAGGCTTTTCGTCCCCATAGTCAAGGAAGGCCACGACATAGCTTCCCTCCTCGCGGTGTCCCAGACGCCGCCGGAGCTCATTGTCGGATACGACTACAGGCCCGATTCCGTGGAGCTGTCCAAGGAGATCCTAGGCAGAGGTGTGAGCGTCGGCCTTTGCCCGAGCCAGAGCGGCATATGTATATTCCAAGCAACCAGTTCATGCGACGTGGTGGATGCTTTGGGCCCGCAGTTCGCGAGAAGCTTCGACTCGGCGCTGGTCTTCCACTCGCTCTACTGGATGCTGGATCCCATGAAGGACCTCCAATGCATACGCCGCCTCCTGAAGCCGGACGGCCGGCTCCTCGTGGGGCAACAAGTTATAGAGTCGACGCCGGGGCTGGTGGCCATAGTGGCCTCGATGGGGGCTAAGCACGTGTTTAGGTCTTCCGATGTGGACAATGTGCTCGAAGCCGCCGGCTTCAAGAGAGACCGCGTATACTTAAGGACCATGCCGTTTTACATAGCCGTGTGGCGGGCTAGCGCTTGA
- a CDS encoding trimeric intracellular cation channel family protein encodes MIADLVLDVLNYVGIVAFAVSGALKAGEKGMDLLGFIVLGFSTALAGGIIRDVLLSRLPPVNITYLPYQLTAISASVATFVFYDKVSRHRDVVLYPDAVGLGAFAAIGADVAFRAGLNPLAVIAMAAITAAGGGVVRDVLAAEIPVVLRREVYATAAAIGGGIYMLLYYSLGRGPALLGTTAIVVALRLASLRYGWELPRVKNTA; translated from the coding sequence ATGATAGCCGATTTAGTCCTCGACGTGCTGAACTACGTAGGGATAGTGGCCTTCGCCGTGTCGGGCGCGCTCAAGGCGGGGGAGAAGGGCATGGATCTGTTGGGCTTTATAGTGCTGGGGTTCTCGACGGCGCTGGCCGGCGGCATAATAAGAGACGTCTTGTTGAGCCGTCTGCCGCCGGTCAATATAACCTATCTGCCATACCAGTTGACGGCCATATCGGCCTCCGTGGCTACCTTCGTCTTTTACGATAAGGTGAGCAGACACAGAGACGTGGTGTTGTACCCCGACGCCGTTGGGCTGGGCGCGTTTGCGGCTATAGGCGCCGATGTGGCCTTCAGAGCGGGCCTCAACCCGCTCGCGGTGATAGCCATGGCCGCCATAACGGCGGCTGGCGGCGGCGTTGTGAGGGACGTGCTGGCCGCGGAGATACCAGTGGTGTTGAGGCGGGAGGTATACGCCACAGCCGCCGCGATTGGCGGCGGCATCTACATGCTTCTCTACTATTCGTTGGGCAGAGGCCCCGCGTTGTTGGGCACCACAGCTATTGTGGTGGCCCTGAGGCTTGCGTCTCTGCGCTACGGCTGGGAGTTGCCCAGGGTTAAGAACACGGCCTGA
- a CDS encoding NADH pyrophosphatase zinc ribbon domain-containing protein, with amino-acid sequence MRFCPRDGTLMVPVKKDGQTVLRCPKCGYEVRLTERDKKAYSVKTTVSEDKKRGVMTVAETSAEVDQEELEELRKQLLENLQEGEEGED; translated from the coding sequence ATGAGGTTCTGCCCCAGAGATGGCACCTTGATGGTGCCCGTGAAGAAGGACGGGCAGACCGTCTTGAGATGCCCCAAATGCGGCTATGAGGTGAGGCTTACTGAGAGGGACAAAAAAGCGTACAGCGTTAAGACGACGGTGTCCGAGGACAAGAAGCGCGGCGTCATGACTGTCGCCGAGACGAGCGCCGAAGTGGATCAGGAAGAGCTTGAAGAGTTGAGGAAGCAATTGTTGGAGAACCTCCAGGAGGGGGAGGAGGGGGAGGACTAG
- a CDS encoding tRNA-wybutosine modification methyltransferase TYW3 produces the protein MIVDAAAFANRKRAFVERLEREAAQRRVDQDIYPLLKRLNELPWLYTTSSCSGRILLASVKTPSYSKGRGFMPIAKWHRAVSVDEVRAAVEPHDDVWMLVRGGILHVAVDSARRAYELVSIGHRTGHKHSGIIAINRAGIIIEILGEERLDIPLKSGGRLVADLEEAVAMANRVLLLAKARLAFFAGVIEARYLGGSSVDEEAVKSALRSLSSCLWRSV, from the coding sequence GTGATAGTCGACGCCGCCGCCTTCGCCAATAGGAAACGGGCCTTCGTCGAGAGGCTCGAGAGGGAGGCCGCGCAGAGGCGCGTGGACCAGGATATATACCCGTTGCTTAAGAGGCTCAACGAGCTTCCTTGGCTCTACACGACGAGTAGCTGCTCCGGCCGCATATTGCTGGCGTCTGTGAAGACCCCCAGCTACAGTAAGGGGAGGGGGTTTATGCCTATAGCTAAATGGCATAGGGCCGTGTCCGTCGACGAGGTGCGCGCCGCAGTGGAACCCCATGACGATGTGTGGATGCTCGTCAGAGGCGGAATACTGCACGTGGCCGTGGACTCCGCCAGACGCGCTTACGAGCTTGTCTCCATAGGTCACAGAACCGGCCATAAACACAGCGGCATCATTGCCATTAACAGAGCCGGCATAATCATCGAGATACTTGGCGAGGAGAGGCTCGACATACCGCTGAAGTCCGGCGGCAGGCTCGTAGCCGACCTGGAGGAGGCCGTGGCGATGGCCAACAGAGTCTTACTGCTGGCTAAGGCGAGGCTCGCCTTTTTCGCCGGGGTAATTGAGGCGAGATATCTCGGTGGATCCTCCGTAGATGAGGAGGCCGTAAAGAGCGCCCTCAGATCGCTCTCATCGTGTCTCTGGAGATCAGTATGA
- a CDS encoding 2'-5' RNA ligase family protein — translation MPFIYGVLPPIATLRPFEGVMPVKPHITIVKVREPKVVEVRLRPFTARLGDVVLLPSKSRPRYIALSVEPFSELLALRKALEALLGDIVEEKHGDFKPHLSVYSIRLKNPAVEDLAPAIEEARSLRGSAFEVRAVSLIDTTGGEYRPIHTMEFR, via the coding sequence ATGCCTTTCATCTACGGCGTCTTGCCCCCGATAGCCACGCTTAGGCCCTTCGAGGGGGTTATGCCGGTTAAGCCGCATATTACCATAGTCAAGGTGAGGGAGCCTAAGGTCGTCGAGGTGAGGCTTAGGCCGTTCACGGCGCGGCTCGGCGACGTGGTGCTTCTCCCCAGCAAGTCGAGGCCGCGCTATATCGCCCTATCCGTCGAGCCGTTTTCGGAACTCCTTGCCTTAAGGAAGGCCCTTGAGGCGCTTCTCGGCGATATAGTGGAGGAGAAGCACGGCGATTTCAAGCCACACCTCTCCGTCTACTCGATTAGGTTGAAGAACCCCGCTGTAGAGGATCTGGCGCCGGCGATAGAGGAGGCTAGGTCTCTACGCGGCTCGGCCTTCGAGGTGCGCGCCGTCAGTCTGATAGATACCACAGGAGGCGAGTATAGGCCAATACATACAATGGAGTTCAGGTAG
- a CDS encoding class I SAM-dependent methyltransferase, producing the protein MSLEISMTGLGDRWRRVYPAYDRLPSVYERMNLAMTWGQVDRWRRQLATLLPQNARRVLDAGCGPGNMTRHLISAGRYVVGLDYSAEMLKAMRLDVDKVQGVFEMLPFRDGAFDVAVLAYALHAAKDLEKALAELTRVAYGVAAISMGKPDSPLIRRLFGLYVAYLVPTLARILAPGHVDEYKALKEILEAAVPNRDLKALLEKSLELKYFGTRGLGAIYMFYGERPQRAVKR; encoded by the coding sequence GTGTCTCTGGAGATCAGTATGACAGGTCTGGGCGACAGGTGGCGTAGAGTTTACCCCGCCTACGACAGACTGCCCTCAGTCTACGAGCGCATGAATTTGGCCATGACGTGGGGGCAGGTCGACAGATGGAGGAGGCAATTGGCAACGCTCTTGCCGCAGAACGCCAGGCGCGTGTTAGATGCTGGCTGCGGACCGGGGAACATGACCAGACACCTGATCTCCGCCGGCCGCTATGTAGTCGGCCTCGACTACTCCGCGGAGATGCTCAAGGCGATGAGGCTCGACGTGGATAAGGTACAGGGCGTGTTCGAGATGTTGCCGTTCAGAGACGGCGCGTTTGACGTGGCCGTGCTGGCCTACGCCTTGCATGCCGCCAAGGATCTAGAAAAGGCGCTAGCCGAGCTGACGCGGGTGGCCTACGGCGTCGCCGCCATCAGCATGGGAAAGCCCGACAGCCCGTTGATCCGCCGCCTATTTGGTCTCTACGTGGCCTATTTAGTCCCCACGCTGGCCCGTATCCTCGCCCCGGGCCACGTGGACGAGTACAAGGCGCTTAAGGAGATCTTGGAAGCCGCTGTGCCCAACAGGGATCTCAAGGCGTTGCTCGAAAAGTCGCTCGAGCTGAAATATTTCGGCACTAGGGGGCTGGGCGCTATATATATGTTCTACGGCGAGAGGCCTCAACGGGCGGTCAAGCGCTAG
- a CDS encoding dipeptidase gives MIYDLHEDIAHYFFSGRRPDFDIDDEDRQSDLPKLRRAGVDLVFASIFPVAATYGPTGPGNAAAVGTKSLALEMFKMLYRLSERHGVHIVERVADLDREGLKFLLLMEGADALDDPSDLLLYFRLGLRALGITWNLDNKFGASCLSRKDYGLTAYGEELVALANKLGVILDLAHASKRTALEAISASKKPVVISHANAASVHRAARNVDDEVLEALKKNGGVIGITAIPSLTGERGTVQELVRHAVYIKESFGADILAIGTDALGVDKMVEGLETVDKLPAFLELLKEAGFSDSELEGIAYRNAKRVIEANLS, from the coding sequence ATGATATACGATCTACACGAGGACATAGCCCACTACTTCTTCTCGGGCCGCCGGCCCGACTTCGACATAGACGATGAAGACAGGCAGTCCGATTTGCCTAAGCTTAGGCGGGCGGGGGTGGATCTCGTATTCGCCTCCATATTCCCCGTGGCCGCCACCTATGGACCCACGGGGCCCGGCAACGCCGCGGCCGTGGGCACTAAGAGCCTGGCGCTAGAGATGTTCAAGATGCTCTATAGGCTCTCCGAGAGGCACGGCGTGCACATTGTGGAGAGGGTTGCCGATCTGGATAGGGAAGGCTTGAAATTCCTCTTGCTAATGGAAGGCGCCGACGCTCTCGACGATCCGTCGGACCTCCTGCTCTACTTCAGGCTGGGCCTCAGAGCTCTCGGCATCACCTGGAATCTCGACAACAAGTTCGGCGCGTCGTGCCTCTCCCGGAAGGACTACGGCCTCACGGCCTACGGCGAGGAGCTGGTGGCGTTGGCCAACAAGCTGGGCGTTATCCTGGATCTGGCCCACGCCAGCAAGAGGACTGCCTTGGAGGCTATCTCGGCGAGCAAGAAGCCGGTCGTCATAAGCCACGCCAACGCGGCCTCCGTCCATAGAGCCGCCCGCAATGTCGACGACGAGGTCCTCGAGGCCCTCAAGAAGAACGGGGGCGTGATAGGCATAACGGCCATACCTTCGTTGACGGGAGAGCGCGGGACTGTGCAGGAGCTGGTGAGACACGCCGTGTATATCAAGGAGAGCTTCGGCGCTGATATATTGGCCATAGGCACCGACGCGCTGGGCGTCGACAAGATGGTTGAGGGTCTTGAGACCGTCGACAAGCTCCCGGCCTTCCTCGAGCTTCTGAAGGAGGCGGGGTTCAGCGACTCAGAGCTGGAGGGAATAGCGTACAGAAACGCTAAAAGGGTGATCGAGGCGAACCTCTCGTGA